The DNA window aagatagaagagaATGGTCCGAGCAAAGCGATTTGGTGGAAAACAGAGTAGGGCTGGACATCCACTTACTAGCTTTGCCCGTCAGCACAGCAGGCAGCTTTGTTTGCTTTAATCAAATCAAAGAAAAAGCAATGCATCTATTCCTTCATGTCCACGGTAAGAACATTTATCGCTAAGGGCTTGTTCGTTTAGGACTGGTTCTGGGTAGGAATCAATCCTGGTGAGCACTTTCTATATAAATTACACGAGCAATCCTGGCTGAAATGATTCCAGGGCACGAATCCATGTCAACCGAACGCAGCCTAATGGATCTCAGTTGCAGAAATGGAATAAATCCACTCTCTAGTGGCAATGGAATAAAGTGCAGTTGCACAACGAAGGCACCTAATGAGAAAATTGAAACCGGAATAAATCTTAACAATTTGTTTTGGAACTGTATAACGTTCATCATCTCACTCTGACTCTGACAGTGAGTAAAAACGGAGCATCTATCTATTCCTTCTTTCCTTCCTTCATGTACACATTAAAGAATCACCAACGAACTGTCTATGTATAGTGCTACACAGACAGTTCGCTGGTtggtgctgctgctggtgctggtttgggctggctggtgctgattttctatgagaggaaaacactgttgactggttgaataagcctggctgaaaccaacaaacgaacatggTGAGTGAGCATGCTGTAAGTACTGTATATTCTTCCATAATTGCTTTAAACACACAAGAGAGAAAAAATAAAACCTAATCAAGCAGCTAATATATCACTAAATTTGCAATTTTTGAGAGGTAACTCGAGATCCCCTTCCTTCTCAGGTTATAGTAAATGTCCCAATGTAGAAGAAATGGGTCTGTTATATATACCTAGTCATTAGCAGAGGCAGCTCTataaaaatccttttctagaAGCAGCAGATAATACTAGCTGCCTCTCAAAATAGACATTTTCAGGCGTACCAGCCACCTCTCAAAGAGGATTTGTATAGACAATGGTCTCGGGGCCGACGATGTGCCCTGTAGAGGTGGCTCCTGATTTTTTTGAAACAAATAGAGGTGGCTCCTGATTAAGTCACATCTATCCTAGTACCCTAAAAAAATTGGTGTCTCTACAaattatttttgtagtagtgaatgaTCTGTTACATCCACTAGTATAGAAATGATTTCTAAAGGTGTCTTATCTTATCCTATCTTAGCCATGGTTGGAATCGCCCTAAAATGGTTGCAATCCTTTATTTTTAGGGGCATGCAGGTAACAACTGGTTCCACAAATTGAATTTCTAGAGGTGGATGGTAATCTGACATGGCTGCAAAAATAGATGCAAAAACAAATAATCATAATATTTTCAAATGAAGTTAGATGAAGACGAACtttacatcaaagttatagagcTCATAGAGATCTAAGCTTTGCAATTGATGAACTTTTTTCATACGAAATAGTTTAGGGTCCGAAATATATGTTTTAAAGATTTTAGACTAatttaaatttttgaaaattttaaaacaacCACGGATGGAGATCCGCTCTATACCAAAATATATAGTGCTCAATGAGATCTAAAGCTCAATAGTTCAAagtattttcatttgaaattgtttAGATAAAGCCTTGTAGTTCGAACTATTTTGCATTTGAAATGGATATAAGTGATAGTTTGGTTGTAATGAAAAGTACCGGTACGGGAGCGGAGATGGCCACCACCCCTCTCCCCCACTGAGCTCCACCACCTAGCCCGCCGGCAGCGGCCAATCCCCCCCCCCCAccctgcccccccccccaccgAGTCTACGAAGGTAAGGGACTCATGCTCTCGCCACACGTGCCACTCCTTCTACCCCGATAGAACCCCTGGTCGCCCCAAGGCCATGCCGTGGACGGAAATCTTTGACTACTCAATCTGACTTGGACTACGAATCCATCTCCTCTCCCACGTCGCCACCCTCCGACCTCGACGCCATCGGCCGGGGCTCTCTGACACGGGTGGCCATCCTAGATGGGGCGGGTCCCAGCACTTAGCCAGCCACCTTAGGCTAGGGAACTGGGTCGACGACTGCTCCCTCGTTAGTGCCGAGCGCGTCCCCGCCCACCTCAGGCTCGGCCATCGAGTGCCTCCACGATGACGTCTCAGCATCTCAGCCCTTGACGCGGAGGGTTGGAGGGAGGTGCTGCCATAGAACCCAGAGGATCAGAGGAACACCACCATGCACACCCCAAGGCCGATGCGATGGTGCCGCATCCCGGACGCGCTGCACGACAGGTGCCTAAACTGTCTCTCCTACACTCATAGGCTCACCACCTACTGCATGCCTCTGTGGTGCCTGCGATGTCATGCATTCTAGCACCTCGCCAGAGACCGCAAGTGGCCCAGGTCACCGGAGAACTCCAGGAACGACGTCGgtgctgtaaggaaaatggacccttggcccatttactttggattttggtgtttgatgaccaacacaaccaaattggactaatgaatttgcaagtgattgttttgtaagttcaataggatgcaagacgtgatttGGACGatggcgacgtgatgatccgatgatcaacaccataagcaagaccttagaagcacaagagaagacccaagatatcaagcaaagtccaagcacgaagataggaaccaagccgcatgcaAAGATCGCggagaaacgagctcacagaagtgaccagacgctagatcgGACGCTGGACGAAAGTGACTgaatgctccgatcaagaggcttggcaataggcgtgaccggacattggcggcagatcgaccggacgcaggacaacagagtccggtcgagtacaggaggttctagagcggcgaaaatatgaccggacgcgtccggtggcatgtgaccgaacgctggtagcCTCCGATCAGTGGATCacagctccaacggtcgggacgactggacgtgtccggttaggacgtgatcagcgtctgatcagtagcagaaaagcgggatttcgtcccaacggctactttctcagtggggcttataaatacaaccccaaccggtcAAATAAGTGGGGTGGagatgaggaaacataccaagggtgttgatacaccattttagtgatctccacttgcatagtacttagtgattcattaggtgattagcgtaggtgctttgcgaagtgcttaggttgattagaccatcgcttatgcgcttgctctaggtttgggcctagtgtttagtgaggtttgcatacctcttaccactcggtggttgcgcgcaccattgttgtacattggaggggcttgtagtcttgcgagatcacaccaaccgcgtttgtggtgtggccaccaccgtgtaccagagggaacaaggcccacggcgtttcggccagaagcttgatagtgaagacggcggggagcatccgggagaggcttgccggaaggcatgtcggagactcacttgcgtgtggggaaggctcgaggctatccatggagttacccgaccgggagcttggcccttgcgaggggctccaacgaggactagggggaagcttgcgcgcttctcgatacctcggtaaaaataccagagtcgtcgatgagagtttgcatatctctaccttgctctttagcttccgcatttacattgtttgtattactacttttacggtagagatagcaacacactagcaaaatagtagttgcacatttagatagcttatcttttgcataggttttgctaaggttagaaaaagaggccatagtttagagttagaattttaagttgcctaattcacccccctctcttaggcgtcacggtccccttcaggtGCTCTTCTGGTCAGCTACGCTTCGTTAGGGAGCGGCGGCTGAACAACCCTAGAACGCTGGAGGGCTCGTAGGCTGGCCGACCAACCCCTCCCAGCAGCCCGCCGTGAGCCGACAAGAACGACCCTATCATCTGCGACCATGAGCCGTTGCCGCCCGGACATCCGATGGATAGACATGTGGAGAGCGCGTGCATCATCCAACGCACCACCACCATTGATGACGCCGAAGATGGACTGCGACACACTATCACGGCATTGGCAGTGGACGCAACTATTGTGGTCACTGCAGTGCATCAATGGCGTCTAGGAGGGCGCATTCATGGTGGTCCCGTTCTTCTCGGAGAACTTCATCGTGCTATGCCAATCCTGTGATCCACGACACTCTCCTCATAGCTTCCATGGTGCTGGTGGCCGGCACAACGCTGGTGCTACACCCCTGGACGTGTTTGGCGCACGCCGAAGCCGCATCCATGCAATTCAAGGCGTCGCTCGAGCTCGAGGGCATCCCGCCGCACGCTTGGGGGAAAGACACCATAGCCAAGATCCTGGCTCCAAGCTGTTGGGTGCACCAAGTCAACCTGATGTCGGCATCCAAGGCGGAGATCCATCCCCAAGGTCGTCTGGCTACACATCACCGAGAATGAGATAGCCATCACCGACGAATATGCCACGGTTCTCTTCGGCAACTACAGCCATTCATCTGTCGCAAGGACGTGCTCGTGTACCGTGTCATCATCCACATTCGTAAATAGGGCCTTAACAAGGTTATAGAACTAAAATTTGACTTTAGGAGTTGGTAGACCTAAGTAGCACATGGCCATAAATTAAAGGACAACCAATGTATTTGTCATTTTAACTCTTTAGTTTCTCAGTCCTAGAAAGCATATAATTTTAGATTTTACGCAGCCTAGACTTTCTTTGGTATaattaagtttataaaaaatTGCATAAATATTTATGTCACCAAATACATTtactaaaaaatatattttataattaatataattattttgtatcataaatgttaggtATTTTTGGTAtagatttggtcaaactttacATTGTTGGACTACTATAAAAGTGAGAATTACATTTTTTGGAGACAAAGGGAATAATTTATTGACTTTGGGTAGAACTCTAGGGTGTTTAATATAATATTAACATAACCTTAAATCACTACTTGAAACACCATTATTCCTCTGTACCATGTTATTTTTTTGACGGGCACAAAAGTACTCATAGAAAAATTCGATTAATCCTGTCGGTTCCCTTGGCACATAGAAAAATTTGGTTTAACCTGTCGGTTTTTATGGAGCACACAGAAAAATTTGGCTCACAGGGTAAATAAATTAATATCCTTGTGTgctttatattttttttatgtcGGATCACACACAGGTTAATTGGCTTGTTCTTTTGGTGCCGCGAAATCCAGTAGTTGCCCGCGTGTTTTGGAACGGAAAAAATTTATTCCCGCGTGTGGCACGAGTTTTGGTGCCTCACTTTCGAAAGGAAAtaataaaaattaaaaaataccACCTTATCCTCCCGACCTCCCCCTTCTCCCACGTGCAGTTCCTGCCACACCCGTCGCACACGCCTCTGTTCCCTCGCAGGAAAAAACGTCGCCACCCCCTTCTCGATAGCCGCCGCCTTCTCAGTCACCGCCCCACGCTCTCAGCTGCCGCCGCCGTCCCACGCTCTCAACTGCTGCCGCCGCCAGATGGAGTTGGAGACCCCATGCCGCCGGCTTCTCTGAGCTTCGCCCGACGTCTTCTACGGCCGGTAGATGCGGGGCGCCGCCCACCACCCCTTGCAGGTCGTCGCCCACCTCCCCCTCCTGATCTCCCCATAGCTGGTACCATCTCCATGCCGTCTGTAAGCAGCCGGCATCCGGTGTCTCTTCTGTTGAGCCCGAGCCCTCCCTCTCCCCTGAAGATCCATCTTGCTGGGGAGGACGAGATTCACAGTTGAGACAACCTCAATCCAAGCTGTGAAGGCATTTTCTAGATCTGCCAGGTAGTAGATCTTTTTTTTGGTTTCATTCATAGAACACATGATTAATATAGGGAGTAAATAAGTGGTTGTTGGAGGAAAGGGATAGCAATGGTTCTAGAAGCACAGAGAGAGCAGTGGTGCCATCTCGGGGTTTGTTTCATTGATAGATTAGAGGGTTTGTTTCATTTATACAGTGGGCTGGTTTTATGTCTGTTGCTTTGCTTTAGTTTGACATAATATATGTTTCTGTTCTGTGGATGTATGTTGAGCGGCAAATTGAAGGCATCTTGTGACATTTGTTGATTACACACTGctgttatcttgtgattggtatCGGTTACCACTAGTTAATTTGATTGGCATGCTTTTATTACACATTGCTGCTATCTTCTGATTGACACCAGTGTACATTTGTTGATTTGGTTGGTATACACATGTCTTCTGTTATGGAATGATAGATATGCCACATTCCTAGATATGTTGTATGCCGGTGTGTGGTCGCAAGGTGGCCCTTGAACCACTTGGTGATATGTGAGTACACAATCATCTCTACATTTTGTCTCCCAACTTTTCAACCCTTTTACTAACCGTTGTTTACATGTCTTGCATCTTGTACGGGTGAAAAGGCAATTTACTTATGTTGATTATCGTGAGTCTGGTTATAAGTACACTACTCAACTTGGGGTTATTATTAAGAGAGAATACCCTGGCCTAGTTAATGAAAAGGATCAAAATGGTGTAGTTCTTAACACCCGCCCAACACTGGAGTGGGCTGATTATTTCCTAACAGTAAAGGATAGATCGGGACAGACTGCTGGAGATCGTGTACTTTCTGAATTTTGGGTAAGTAACATGAATTTTGTATAAGTTGACACACCTGTACCCtaactactatggttactatatGTGTAATGACTTCCTTCGCATGATGAAATGACTTTCTTCGCATTCCTACTTGTTCTTTTGCATGTAGCGTTTGTTTCAAGTCAAAAGGGAGGATCAGCAAGAAGCAGACCGTGTTTTGGAAAATTATGTTAGGAAAAGAGTCAAGGACATGATGAAGTCTGGCATGAAAAATGTGGATGACACTGGCCGACCTGGTGCAATCAGCAGCCGCAAAGCACAAAACATTGTGGTATGTATCTGACAAGCTGCTACATGTAGATTCTGACATAATGCTTCATGtttagtcttgtttgttttttaGACATTAGAGTGGTCTATCTAGCAGAAAATGCAGCCATTATTGGAGTGCTCGTCTTAAAATAGAATTTTGGTCTGTTGTATACTTGGCTTGATTTTTTAGACTAAATTGTTGTGTTTAAAATCTTCGGTTTGTAGCACCTTGCCAACTAGTCCTGAACATGGCTGATTTCTTGAACAATACTATTTGACCTATGTATAGACCAAGTGCTGAAACATGGCTGATTTCATTGTTCTTGAAAATTGACTGAATAATGTCTTTTCCTTTCTAGGATGAGTATACAGCAAAGTCCCAGGCTGCTCATCCAGAAGGGCTGGAACAACAAGAGTTGGATGGCTACTACACAGAAGGAGAGGACACGGAGGAGGACACGAAGGAGGACATGAATGAAGAGGACATGTATGAAGTGGACGAAGAGGACAGGGATGAAGAGGACATCAACGACAACAATGACTTCTGTGATTTGGGATATATATGGTAAGGTTGCTATTGGCACAAATAGCACATGGGTTGTCAAAGTGACTTTTGTCCATTGATGAACAACATAAGCTGGTGGTTGTCTTTTGTCTTTTGAACATGTATGGCCGTGCACGGTTAACTTAGTAGTAGTTGAATGTTAGATGGACTTGGCTAAAACTAGGATGTGGTGGTAGGTGACATGGCTGTACATGTATAAATTAGGAGCAGCAAATGctggtggtagtagtagaattTTAAATGTAATTTGTGAGGGCAGAACCTTTGGTATGTTGGCTCGTGTTGAATGCTTTGTAAGCACTTATGGAACTTCTAATATATATGCTTTAATATTGTGATATGCATATAACGTGTTGTTTGGTGAACCAGGAACATATGTAATTGTGATATTTTTGTGTCTCCTAATTTCTCTGGTGGTAATTTGagaaaaaaatatgatttccTTGACGGGAAACCATCAGGAAAATTAGGTTGAAGAAATATGTTTACTTCCTTGAGGGTTGACTGACAGAAAAAATTACTATAGCCCACAAAGAAATTAGCAATATCCCTGACGGTGAGCCTACAGGGAAATCAGTTAACCTGACGGTTCCTGGCGCCGCACTAAACCTCCGGACGTTACAATATTTTTGTCAGACATCCATAAAAAAattaccgtcagaaaaatatttttctcggTAAGCTCACAGGCAAATTTGATTTCCCGTCAGCCTATCCTTCCTTGACGGTATATGCCTGTCGGGCTCCCAACATAATTAATTTTTTTGACTGTTTTCCCTGTTTTCTTGACGGTTTTTTGGCACACGGGAATAAATGTAGTTTCCAGTAGTGAATATATATGCAGCCTCCCTTTCGTACGTGATACCATTTCGAAAATGTCAAGTCACAGGGACTGCCCAGCGCGCACTAAATACAATGACAAAACTGCAAAAGCACTTGAACCACCCAGTACTAATAATGCCCTCACCCTCGTTTAATTTGGAAGTTTTGTTGCACGTACTGCTGGGAGTCTATTTAATTATCATGTAGACGTGGGGTCAGAATGGACTAAAGTGTGTCCCGTTTCGTGGTCACTTGGGGTTAGAGAAATACTTGAAACTTTATTTGAAAGTTTAACTGCTCCTACTCCCAACAGAATTCCGTGTAGAAACGATGTTTGCAGGAAAAATGATATGCAACCCCACTAGTACAGAAACCATTTCTAAAATTGTCTTATCTTATTTTCTCTTCGCCATGGTTTGACAAAAACTATCCTTAAAAATGGTTTTACAGCAACTCCGTTAGATTCAGAAAACCAATCCCCTTTTCCTAAAAACTCTCCTATAGAGGAATCAGGTAAAAAAGACTTCTCCAACAGATCTTATTTTTCAAttcttttttctatattttttcttaATTTCTCGAAACCTCCCATTAATCCCTCAAATGGAGGAGAGCAAGCAACATTTTTTCTCAATCTCCTGTGCTCCCCCTTCTGTCACATTGACATCTCAGGCCCCATCGGACCACGCTATCTCCTCGCTTTGCGCCAGGCTTTCCTCCACCATGTTGCGCTCCGTCACCACCCTGACATTGCTCCGGGCAGCGAGCCCAACCGCGCTAGCCGACCCGCGCCGTTACTACGGGCCAGTGAGCCCTGCGCCTCGTCAGTCGCCGCGCCCCACATGCCGTTGCCGTGGTTCTAGGCTGCCGCGCCCCATGCACCGGCTACCGCCCCGTGATGCTGCTTTGATCCAGCGAGCCCCGCGCTGGTCGCTGCTCCAGGCAGCCCAACGCCACCCGATGCCATGAGCTCCAGCCTCCAGGCTAGTCACGCCGCCTCAGGCTAGCCGTGTTGCTCCCAGCTGCCGTGGACAGGCAAGCGataggggaggaagaagagaagtcCCATTGACATGCGGGGCCAACCTGTTAGGAGAATAAAGGTGATGAAATTTTCCTCAATCTGCTAGAGCACTGTTCCCCTATACTCCAAAAGTTTGTTTTCTCAATCCTCTTTAGCTATATATAGGGGACTGGA is part of the Miscanthus floridulus cultivar M001 chromosome 9, ASM1932011v1, whole genome shotgun sequence genome and encodes:
- the LOC136480774 gene encoding uncharacterized protein gives rise to the protein MASRRAHSWWSRSSRRTSSCYANPVIHDTLLIASMVLVAGTTLVLHPWTCLAHAEAASMQFKASLELEGIPPHAWGKDTIAKILAPSCWVHQVNLMSASKAEIHPQVLNTRPTLEWADYFLTVKDRSGQTAGDRVLSEFWRLFQVKREDQQEADRVLENYVRKRVKDMMKSGMKNVDDTGRPGAISSRKAQNIVDEYTAKSQAAHPEGLEQQELDGYYTEGEDTEEDTKEDMNEEDMYEVDEEDRDEEDINDNNDFCDLGYIW